The Hypanus sabinus isolate sHypSab1 chromosome 31, sHypSab1.hap1, whole genome shotgun sequence genome window below encodes:
- the LOC132383859 gene encoding late histone H2A.2.2-like has protein sequence MSARGKGGAGKARSKAKSRSSRAGLQFPVGRVHRLLRKGNYAERVGAGAPVYLAAVLEYLTAEILELAGNAARDNKKTRIIPRHLQLAVRNDEELNKLLGGVTIAQGGVLPNIQAVLLPKKTGAANVLGTISSFFPSCAVVPPYQTEMQPVRMLSAVRLWSLQRHIYPVKLTVSIEKKTRPPRPLNINEQFAKATVSLVRSPEMLPV, from the exons ATGTCTGCACGTGGAAAAGGCGGCGCTGGCAAAGCTCGGTCCAAGGCCAAATCTCGCTCGTCCCGGGCTGGACTACAGTTCCCTGTCGGCCGGGTTCACAGACTCCTAAGAAAGGGCAACTATGCTGAGCGGGTGGGTGCCGGAGCCCCGGTCTAtctggctgctgtgctcgagTATCTGACGGCCGAAATCCTCGAATTGGCGGGCAACGCGGCCCGGGACAATAAGAAGACCCGCATCATCCCCCGACACCTGCAGCTGGCCGTCCGTAACGACGAGGAGCTGAACAAGCTGCTGGGAGGGGTGACTATCGCTCAGGGCGGTGTGTTACCCAACATCCAGGCCGTACTGTTGCCCAAGAAAACCGGCGCTGCCA atgtcctgggtactatcAGCAGCTTCTTtccgtcctgtgcagtagtccctccataccagacagagatgcagcctgtcagaatgctctccgcggtCCGGCTATGGAGTCTACAAAGGCACATTTACCCTGTGAAACTGACGGtatcaattgaaaaaaaaactcgtCCTCCAAGGCCTCTGAATATAAATGAACAGTTTGCGAAAGCAACGGTCAGTTTGGTCAGATCTCCCGAGATGCTCCCTGTGTGA
- the LOC132383867 gene encoding histone H2B 1/2-like, with protein MPDPPKPAPKKGAKKALSKPASKSGKKRKRARKESYAIYIYKVMKQVHPNTGISSKAMTVMNSFVNDIFERIGGEASRLAHYNKPSTISSREIQTAVRLLLPGELAKHAVSEGTKAETKYTSSSKDKTNPKIKGSFKSHSRFH; from the coding sequence ATGCCTGATCCACCGAAACCCGCTCCCAAGAAGGGCGCCAAGAAAGCTCTGTCCAAACCGGCGAGCAAGTCTGGCAAGAAGCGCAAGAGGGCGAGGAAGGAGAGTTACGCCATCTACATCtacaaagtgatgaagcaggttcaccccaacaccggcatctcctccaaggccatgaCCGTCATGAATTCATTCGTGAACGATATTTTCGAGCGCATCGGGGGCGAGGCTTCCCGTCTGGCCCATTACAACAAGCCGTCTACCATCAGCTCCCGGGAGATCCAGACCGCCGTGCGCCTGCTGCTGCCCGGGGAGCTGGCCAAGCACGCCGTGTCCGAAGGGACAAAGGCGGAgaccaagtacaccagctccaGTAAAGACAAAACAAACCCGAAAATcaaaggctcttttaagagccactcacGGTTTCATTAA